A genome region from Salvia splendens isolate huo1 chromosome 19, SspV2, whole genome shotgun sequence includes the following:
- the LOC121780131 gene encoding LRR receptor-like serine/threonine-protein kinase FLS2: METAIVFSLLSILLLNNFTLSLNSIITDKNALISFKNSITSDPYAILSTNWAQNTSLCNWIGVSCSLKHRRVTALNLSGYGLAGTVAPHLGNLTFLRYLDISSNNFVGILPFELSKLRRLKVINAGTNSFTGELPTWLGSLPQLEQLYLDNNIYLGTIPASLFNNSKLQMLQILSLDDNQLSGSIPHGIFNVSSLREIRLKNNSLSGHLPSDICNNMANIKILSLAQKLLEGQIPPNIWKCTRLERVSLSYNNFGGNIPHEIGRLRMLTILYMGYVNGYRGGIPAEIGNLSRLEILDIDRASLTGDIPSSIFNMSSLTSLSLSDNSLSGSIPTFHNLPKLEELYLDNNKFKGGIPTEIGNLSRLETLSIKNASLNGDIPSSIFNMYSLAYLDLSDNNLLGSISTFYNLPKIENLYLYNNKLTGWALNDMCNGMPYINQLDLSKNLFEGNIPSNIWKCEHLDSLVLSFNTFSGNIPHAIGNMSMLRELYLGYNYFTGELPQNIGNLPILEVLDVYNNSLYGSIPSSIFNISTLKKIEAGNNEFSGTLPSDLGNSLVNLEVLLLEVNILSGKIPTSITNVSKLVYLSLSGNLFSGFIPDFGHLKLLQVLGLAANNLSGAEFLTRELTFLSSLTDCPNLKILEVSGNPLNGFLPTSIGNLSSSLESFVAVNNNIIGVIPPEIGNLSSLLLLYLGSNELSGLIPPTIGKMKQLQRIDLSGNQLAGSIPNDLCQINHLGELILPGNMFVGTIPECLGEVKSLRVINLGSNQLNSTIPTKLWTLTDLVNLSLSSNHLSGQLSSQIGNLKLINSLDLSSNQFSGHITSLIDRCETLAFLNLSNNFLSGSIPQSLGKVKGLIELDLSYNNLSGSIPKSLEDLHFLESFNVSNNKLEGKIPDEGRFRNFTAQSFSHNLALCGAIRFEVPPCPKYRHRSWLKKLLVPSVILAIVVVIVILVRIRMRRTKKVALTTDISPPTAEYRRISYRELEQGTSSFSETNLLGRGSFRV; this comes from the exons ATGGAGACTGCTATAGTATTCTCCCTTCTTTCAATCTTGTTATTAAATAACTTCACCCTCTCCTTAAATTCTATCATCACAGATAAAAATGCACTCATTTCCTTCAAAAACTCCATCACTTCCGACCCCTATGCTATCTTGAGCACCAATTGGGcccaaaacacatcactatgtAATTGGATTGGTGTGTCGTGCAGCCTCAAACACCGCCGTGTCACTGCCCTCAATCTCTCTGGCTACGGCCTTGCTGGAACTGTTGCTCCACATCTCGGAAACCTAACGTTTCTCAGATATTTGGACATCAGTTCCAACAATTTTGTCGGGATCCTACCCTTTGAGCTATCTAAACTGCGTCGTTTGAAGGTGATAAACGCGGGAACGAATTCTTTCACCGGAGAACTACCAACATGGTTAGGCAGTCTACCTCAATTAGAACAACTCTATCTAGATAACAATATTTACTTAGGTACGATTCCTGCATCTTTGTTTAACAATTCCAAGCTCCAGATGTTACAAATATTAAGCTTGGACGACAATCAGTTAAGTGGGTCCATACCACATGGTATTTTCAATGTGTCTTCCCTTCGAGAAATTAGACTTAAAAATAATAGTCTGTCAGGTCACCTCCCAAGTGATATATGTAACAATATGGCCAATATCAAAATATTATCACTCGCTCAGAAGCTACTTGAAGGGCAGATTCCACCAAATATATGGAAATGCACACGTCTTGAGAGAGTGTCATTATCCTACAACAATTTTGGAGGCAACATCCCACATGAAATTGGGAGACTAAGAATGCTCACAATATTGTACATGGGGTACGTTAATGGTTATCGAG gTGGAATTCCAGCTGAAATAGGAAATCTTTCAAGACTAGAGATACTAGATATTGATAGAGCTTCTCTAACCGGAGATATTCCATCTTCAATCTTCAACATGTCTTCTTTAACATCCTTGAGCTTATCTGATAATAGTTTGTCAGGAAGTATCCCAACTTTCCACAATCTACCAAAACTTGAGGAGTTATATCTTGATAATAACAAGTTCAAAG GAGGAATTCCAACAGAGATAGGAAATCTTTCAAGGCTAGAGACATTAAGCATAAAAAATGCTTCTTTAAATGGAGATATTCCATCTTCAATCTTCAACATGTATTCCTTGGCATACTTGGACTTATCTGACAATAATTTGTTAGGAAGTATTTCAACTTTCTACAATCTACCGAAGATTGAGAATTTATATCTTTATAATAACAAGTTGACAG GTTGGGCTTTAAATGACATGTGCAATGGCATGCCCTACATCAATCAACTTGATCTCTCTAAGAATTTATTTGAAGGGAATATTCCATCAAATATATGGAAATGTGAACATCTTGACAGCTTGGTGCTTAGCTTCAACACTTTTAGTGGAAACATCCCTCATGCAATTGGAAATATGAGCATGCTTAGAGAATTGTACTTGGGGTACAATTATTTCACAG GTGAATTACCACAAAATATAGGCAATCTGCCAATACTCGAGGTGTTGGATGTGTACAACAATTCCTTATATGGTTCCATCCCATCGTCCATATTCAATATATCGACATTAAAGAAAATAGAAGCCGGAAACAATGAGTTTTCAGGAACCCTTCCATCAGACTTGGGGAATTCACTTGTTAATCTTGAAGTgcttcttttggaagttaacaTACTCAGTGGCAAAATTCCAACCTCTATTACCAATGTTTCTAAACTTGTCTACTTGTCATTATCTGGCAACTTATTTAGTGGCTTCATACCTGACTTTGGTCATTTGAAACTCCTCCAAGTACTTGGCCTTGCTGCAAACAACTTGAGTGGAGCAGAATTTCTAACTCGTGAATTGACATTTTTGTCTTCACTAACTGATTGTCCAAATTTGAAGATCTTGGAGGTATCAGGCAATCCACTGAATGGTTTCCTACCCACTTCAATTGGAAATCTTTCCTCCTCTCTTGAGAGTTTTGTAGCGGTAAACAACAACATCATTGGTGTTATTCCGCCAGAAATAGGAAACTTGAGCTCTTTGCTATTACTATATTTGGGTAGTAATGAGCTGAGTGGACTCATTCCACCAACTATTGGTAAAATGAAGCAACTCCAAAGAATTGATCTAAGTGGCAATCAATTGGCAGGGTCTATCCCTAATGATCTTTGTCAAATAAATCATTTAGGTGAGTTGATCCTTCCTGGTAACATGTTTGTTGGTACAATACCTGAATGTTTGGGTGAGGTTAAATCCTTAAGAGTCATCAACTTAGGGTCCAACCAATTGAATTCAACAATCCCCACCAAATTATGGACTCTCACAGACCTTGTCAATTTGAGTTTGTCCTCCAATCACTTGAGCGGTCAGTTGTCATCTCAGATTGGAAATTTGAAGTTAATCAACTCTTTGGATTTGTCATCTAATCAATTTTCAGGTCATATTACCAGCTTAATTGATCGTTGCGAAACATTAGCTTTTCTCAACTTATCAAATAACTTTCTTAGCGGATCCATTCCTCAATCCTTGGGAAAGGTTAAAGGTCTGATAGAATTGGATTTGTCTTACAATAATCTTTCAGGATCAATACCCAAGTCCTTAGAAGACCTTCACTTTCTTGAAAGTTTTAATGTTTCCAATAACAAATTGGAAGGGAAAATTCCAGACGAGGGTCGTTTTCGTAACTTCACTGCTCAGTCTTTTTCCCACAACTTAGCTCTTTGTGGTGCTATAAGATTTGAAGTCCCTCCCTGCCCAAAATATCGTCATAGATCATGGTTAAAGAAACTCTTGGTGCCATCAGTGATTTTAGCCATCGTTGTTGTGATTGTTATCCTTGTTCGTATAAGAATGCGTAGAACGAAAAAAGTAGCACTCACCACTGATATCTCACCACCAACTGCCGAGTACAGAAGAATTTCTTATCGAGAACTTGAACAAGGAACAAGTTCATTTAGTGAAACCAACCTACTTGGAAGAGGTAGTTTTAGGGTTTAG
- the LOC121778224 gene encoding O-fucosyltransferase 10-like, with protein MALTCTTESAAAACRGRRRLHLHCKHRQRKPVCFLYAGIFHKRYLLFLTILYITGLITCAVPLLSLLQPPPPPPPGALYRSQELFLKLWPEIQSENSSTVELDNLWRYRRKLKEKKLCQNGYAHQQPASPGLQRYLVIEANGGLNQQRSSICNAVAVARMLNATLVIPHFDVHKVWKDPSKFADIYDEDHFISSLKDHIMVVRNLPDELMESYNSSISAIPSIKVPAWAPARYYMDEVYPVLQDTRVIRISPFANRLSTSIPPHIQHIRCLANYKALRFSSTITNLAKTIANRMTDKSSSYGGKYVSVHLRFEEDMVAFSCCVYDEGETEKSEMEAARKRGWGKKFALKNQISEAGLNRVNGKCPLTPVEVGLMLRGMGFSKNTPIYLASGRIYKEDTYLEPLRTMFPLLETKWSLATADELASVKGYSSRLAAVDYMLCLYSEVFVITQGGNFPNFLMGQRRFIYNGHAKTIMPDKTKLVVLLQNTTTSWEVFKDEMDTMLAESDRRSIMVPRAKKSTRKGSIYSNPLPECRCLWESQNSTTNSDFFL; from the exons ATGGCGTTAACGTGCACCACCgaatccgccgccgccgcctgcaGAGGCCGCCGGAGGCTCCACCTCCACTGCAAGCACCGCCAAAGAAAGCCCGTCTGCTTCCTCTACGCCGGAATATTCCACAAAAGATACCTTCTTTTCTTGACAATTCTCTACATTACCGGGCTGATCACCTGCGCCGTCCCCCTGCTCAGCCTCCTgcagcctccgccgccgccgccgccgggaGCACTCTACCGCAGCCAGGAGCTTTTCCTCAAGCTCTGGCCGGAGATTCAGTCGGAGAATTCCTCCACCGTTGAG TTGGATAATCTATGGAGGTATAGAAGAAAGCTGAAAGAGAAAAAGCTTTGTCAAAATGGTTATGCTCATCAACAACCTG CCTCCCCTGGGCTTCAGCGTTATCTGGTGATAGAGGCTAATGGTGGCCTTAACCAACAGCGCTCATCG ATTTGCAATGCGGTGGCTGTTGCTAGAATGCTCAATGCTACTCTTGTGATCCCTCACTTTGATGTTCATAAAGTCTGGAAAGACCCAAG TAAGTTTGCTGACATTTATGATGAGGATCATTTCATATCCTCCCTAAAAGATCACATTATGGTGGTTCGTAACCTACCAGACGAATTGATGGAAAGCTACAATTCTAGCATCAGCGCCATCCCAAGCATTAAAGTCCCAGCTTGGGCGCCTGCTCGTTATTACATGGATGAGGTTTATCCCGTCTTGCAAGATACCAG GGTCATCCGGATCTCCCCTTTCGCTAACAGATTGTCGACTAGCATTCCACCACACATTCAGCATATAAGATGCCTAGCAAACTATAAAGCCCTGAGGTTCTCATCAACCATTACGAATCTTGCAAAAACGATTGCCAATCGAATGACTGATAAGAGCTCGAGTTATGGAGGGAAGTACGTTTCAGTTCATCTCCGATTTGAAGAG GACATGGTGGCTTTCTCATGCTGTGTGTACGACGAAGGAGAAACAGAGAAATCAGAAATGGAGGCAGCGCGTAAAAGGGGTTGGGGGAAAAAGTTCGCGCTCAAAAATCAGATTTCTGAGGCTGGTCTGAACCGCGTAAATGGAAAGTGCCCGTTGACACCAGTGGAG GTTGGTTTGATGTTGAGAGGCATGGGATTTTCGAAAAACACTCCCATTTATCTGGCATCCGGCAGAATATACAAGGAGGATACATACTTAGAGCCTCTTCGAACGATGTTTCCACTTCTCGAGACTAAGTGGTCACTTGCTACTGCTGATGAACTTGCTTCAGTAAAG GGCTATTCTTCGAGGCTTGCAGCTGTGGACTATATGTTATGCTTGTATAGTGAGGTATTTGTGATCACTCAAGGTGGAAACTTTCCTAATTTTCTGATGGGCCAAAGAAGATTCATCTACAACGGGCACGCCAAGACCATCATGCCCGACAAGACCAAGCTCGTAGTCCTACTACAGAACACGACTACTAG TTGGGAAGTTTTCAAGGATGAAATGGATACGATGCTAGCTGAAAGTGATCGGAGGAGCATAATGGTGCCTAGAGCTAAAAAGTCGACAAGAAAGGGTTCGATATACTCGAATCCTTTGCCAGAATGCAGGTGCCTATGGGAATCACAAAACTCTACCACAAACTCAGATTTCTTCTTATAA
- the LOC121778566 gene encoding putative receptor-like protein kinase At3g47110 — translation MEFKAIILTYMPNGSLDKWLHSDMNGLDLIRRLKISIDVAAALEYLHHGHTSTVVHCDIKPGNVLLDEDMIAHVADFGISKLFDGGTTIIQTQTMATIGYAAPEFGMEGIVSTKGDVFSFGILLLEMFTRKRPTDDMFSEEGSIKEWVSEALEQNTTTELVAPALLSREDQHLSAKEQCFVSIFELAMKCSAASIDERINMIEAAAALRKIYATIVAATEGRRPRYAFPVSIRNNAV, via the exons ATGGAGTTTAAAGCTATTATTCTCACATACATGCCAAATGGGAGCTTGGATAAGTGGTTACATTCTGATATGAATGGTTTGGATCTCATACGAAGATTGAAAATATCAATAGATGTTGCAGCAGCCTTGGAATATCTTCACCACGGCCATACTTCCACAGTTGTTCATTGTGATATAAAGCCAGGCAATGTATTGCTTGATGAAGACATGATTGCTCATGTTGCTGATTTTGGTATTTCCAAGCTTTTTGATGGAGGGACAACTATCATCCAAACTCAAACAATGGCGACAATCGGTTATGCAGCACCAG AGTTTGGAATGGAAGGTATCGTGTCAACAAAAGGGGATGTATTCAGTTTTGGGATACTGCTGCTGGAGATGTTCACTAGAAAAAGGCCAACAGATGATATGTTCAGTGAAGAAGGGAGCATAAAAGAGTGGGTAAGTGAAGCATTAGAGCAAAATACAACAACTGAGTTGGTGGCGCCTGCTCTATTATCACGTGAAGATCAACATTTATCTGCAAAGGAGCAATGTTTCGTATCAATATTCGAATTAGCAATGAAATGTTCGGCTGCCTCAATAGATGAAAGAATCAACATGATTGAAGCAGCCGCAGCTCTGCGCAAAATATATGCTACAATTGTAGCAGCCACAGAAGGACGTCGTCCACGATATGCTTTTCCAGTTAGTATTCGCAATAACGCGGTTTGA